In Parus major isolate Abel chromosome 1, Parus_major1.1, whole genome shotgun sequence, the following proteins share a genomic window:
- the CCDC181 gene encoding LOW QUALITY PROTEIN: coiled-coil domain-containing protein 181 (The sequence of the model RefSeq protein was modified relative to this genomic sequence to represent the inferred CDS: deleted 1 base in 1 codon) → MGDVTENAEYEDDFEKDLECLTDEEEKKNPGKKEEDVEAQIHKAAYSSQEDNEEVEESLDQLSEADVNVKMIYANEKYFPEASIEQKGHESDERESFIQECKLENEQELEEDEDMKRYVLEKIEEANKNLENQTPVDQNRERKLKFKDEMDIKAPPPKDADLARGDDVSIGLSQLHISDDTGQKHTLSEDIETQHTAPKSSLPTDPSPPSDSKQPPDSASNGAKDLGKQKTESASTATKTSTYTLTPKQKELRKQIEIRNEILRREEEDRKRELEEMRRRENEIVYKAWLQKKKVQLKEEKRIRRAKQLEELRMKDVNRDPEEAYRLWLKKKHQQYMKEKRIEFLRRQTEEVAFVPRAEECNRAFRDWLRRKKEEKQEAELAAKERGRLFKLEARRARQMRSMHYINSEAKLFCFTDHYS, encoded by the exons ATGGGTGATgtaacagaaaatgcagaatatgAGGATGATTTTGAAAAAGACCTGGAATGCCTAactgatgaagaagaaaaaaag aatcctggaaaaaaggaagaggatgTTGAAGCACAAATTCATAAAGCTGCATACAGCTCTCAGGAAGACAATGAGGAAGTGGAAGAAAGTCTAGATCAGCTTTCAGAGGCAGatgtaaatgtgaaaatgaTATAtgctaatgaaaaatattttcctgaggCAAGTATTGAACAAAAGGGCCATGAATCTGATGAGAGAGAAAGCTTTATCCAGGAATGTAAGCTGGAAAATGAGCAGGAACTGGAAGAGGATGAAGATATGAAGCGTTATGTCTTGGAAAAGATTGAAGAAGCCaacaaaaacctggaaaatCAGACTCCTGTGGAtcaaaacagggaaaggaaattaaaatttaaagatgaGATGGATATTAAAGCTCCTCCTCCAAAAGATGCTGACCTTGCAAGAGGAGATGATGTTTCAATTGGGCTGTCTCAGCTGCATATTTCTGATGACACAGGACAGAAACACACACTTTCAGAAG atatTGAAACTCAACATACAGCTCCAAAATCTTCGCTCCCCACTGACCCTTCACCTCCTTCTGACTCTAAGCAACCTCCAGATTCTGCTTCAAATGGTGCAAAAGACCTGGGAAAACAGAAGACTGAGTCTGCAAGCACAGCCACAAAAACCTCCACTTACACTCTTACTCCCAAACAAAAAGAACTAAGGAAGCAGATAGAAATAAGGAATGAAATACTGAGGAGAGAG GAAGAAGACAGGAAAAGGGAACTAGAAGAAATGAGGAGAAGAGAGAATGAAATAGTTTATAAAGCTTGGttacagaagaagaaagtacagttaaaagaagaaaagcgAATTCGTCGTgcaaagcagctggaagagctgaggATGAAA GACGTGAACAGGGATCCAGAAGAAGCCTACAGGTTATGGcttaaaaaaaagcaccaacaatatatgaaagaaaaacGGATAGAATTTTTGAGACGCCAAACTGAGGAAGTGGCCTTTGTACCAAGGGCAGAGGAATGCAACAGAGCATTTAGAGA CtggctgaggaggaagaaagaagagaaacaagaagcaGAACTTGCTGCTAAAGAGAGAGGCAGGCTGTTTAAATTAGAAGCCAGAAGAGCAAGACAGATGCGGAGTATGCACTATATT AATTCAgaggcaaaattattttgcttcacAGATCATTACAGTTAA
- the BLZF1 gene encoding golgin-45, with product MTSLEKVDDASAPIRGPGDGMETEQTAGSVEVITGASTTSHHIHHSPHKKTASSLSPGVLQLGKVHADKSVEIEAVRILVPKAAITHVVPTKNAKVAKSLGHKGDTFHQSDGATDPKKEQIELKNAIEKLKNSEKRLLQDKEGLSNQLRIQTEVNRELKKLLVASVGDDLQYHFERMAREKNQLILENEVLGRNMAQLSEQLERMSIQCDVWRSKFLASRVMADELTNTRAILQRQTRDAQSAIQDLLNEREQFRQEMIDTHKLLEELMVSLQWGRQQTYYPSAQPYTTTELAAVNCKLAKAVSSHLLGNVGTNSPKKTSTTVEFCNTPAEKMAEMMLRVLDPAAHPETSTEVSFSETSPSSFLSTKKSIGRFHPYTRYEDVTFNCCNHCQGELIAL from the exons ATGACATCTCTAGAAAAAG TTGATGATGCCTCAGCACCCATTCGAGGACCTGGAGATGGCATGGAAACAGAGCAAACAGCTGGATCAGTGGAAGTAATCACTGGAGCCAGCACTACGAGCCATCACATCCACCACAGCCCCCATAAAAAGACAGCCTCTTCCCTGAGTCCTGGAgttctgcagctggggaaagTACATGCAGATAAATCAGTGGAGATTGAAGCTGTTCGAATATTAGTCCCCAAAGCAGCCATCACCCATGTTGTTCCAACTAAAAATGCTAAGGTAGCTAAATCTTTGGGACATAAAGGAGACACATTCCATCAGTCAGATGGAGCCACAGATCCCAAGAAAGAGCAGATAGAGCTGAAAAATGCAATTGAAAAGCTAAAGAATTCAGAAAAGCGGTTGTTACAGGATAAAGAAGGTCTCTCTAATCAGCTGCGTATACAGACAGAG GTCAATCGGGAGTTGAAGAAATTACTTGTTGCTTCTGTTGGGGACGATCTGCAGTATCACTTTGAACGGATGGCTCGTGAGAAGAATCAGCTCATCCTAGAAAACGAAGTCCTGGGCCGGAATATGGCTCAGTTGTCTGAACAATTGGAGCGCATGTCTATACAATGTGATGTGTGGAGAAGCAAATTCCTAGCAAGCAG AGTGATGGCTGACGAGCTGACCAATACCAGGGCAATTCTTCAGCGCCAAACCAGGGATGCACAGAGTGCAATCCAGGACTTGCTGAACGAACGTGAACAGTTCCGTCAAGAGATGATTGATACACAcaa gctgctggaggagctcatGGTCTCTCTTCAGTGGGGGAGACAACAGACATACTATCCTAGTGCCCAGCCTTACACTACAACAGAGCTAGCAGCTGTGAACTGTAAGCTAGCCAAAGCTGTAAGCTCACATCTTCTAGGAAATGTTGGCACTAACAGTCCAAAAAAGACTTCAACAACTGTGGAGTTTTGCAATACCCCTGCTGAGAAAATGGCTGAAATG ATGCTACGTGTACTGGATCCAGCTGCACATCCAGAAACATcaacagaagtttctttttctgagacttctccatcttctttcctttccacaaAGAAAAGTATTGGAAGGTTTCACCCATATACAAGATATGAAGATGTCACCTTCAATTGTTGCAATCACTGTCAAGGAGAGCTGATAGCCCTTTAA